One window of the Magnolia sinica isolate HGM2019 chromosome 19, MsV1, whole genome shotgun sequence genome contains the following:
- the LOC131235067 gene encoding beta-cubebene synthase-like isoform X2 — protein sequence MIFDINNSYQKMTLIDAIQRLGVAYHFEMDIEKELHRMYDDKIDNNDNGDNLRATALRFRLLRQQGYNVSSDVFRKFKDNEGEFKATFSNDMWGLLSLYEAAYLGIHGDDILDEAIIFTTKHLKLALPHLTSPLRKLVELALEVPLCKRIERLQSRYYISIYEEDKERSDVLLEFAKLDYNLLQSLHRRELREISIWGKEKDFVGKFPFARDRVVECYFWILGVYFEPHYSQARRMMTKMIVLTSIMDDIYDVYGTLEELELYTATLERWDRGDIDQLPDYMKVLFVATLDVVDAFEDELNREGKSYRVYYLKEAFKNLNKAYLDEARWASSGYVPTLEEYISVALMSSGYPMLSVASLIGMGEDVTKEALEWAIHVPPMIRTCATIGRLMDDIPSNKRDSTLHQQYSAT from the exons atgatttTTGATATCAATAATTCATATCAAAAAATGACTTTGATTGATGCAATTCAACGCCTTGGTGTCGCCTACCACTTTGAAATGGACATAGAAAAGGAATTACATCGGATGTATGATGACAAAattgataataatgataatggtGATAATCTCCGTGCTACTGCTCTCCGATTTCGACTACTAAGGCAACAAGGGTATAATGTGTCATCTG ATGTGTTCAGAAAGTTTAAAGACAATGAGGGTGAGTTCAAGGCAACATTTAGTAATGACATGTGGGGTTTATTAAGTTTATATGAAGCAGCATACCTTGGCATACATGGGGATGATATACTAGATGAAGCCATTATCTTCACCACCAAGCACCTCAAGTTGGCATTGCCGCATCTTACCTCTCCCCTAAGAAAGCTAGTAGAACTCGCATTAGAAGTGCCACTTTGCAAGCGCATTGAGAGGCTACAGTCAAGATACTACATCTCAATCTATGAGGAAGACAAGGAACGAAGTGATGTACTATTGGAGTTTGCAAAGTTAGATTACAATTTATTACAGTCCTTGCACAGGAGGGAGCTAAGAGAAATCTCAAT CTGGGGGAAGGAGAAGGACTTTGTTGGAAAGTTTCCATTCGCCAGAGATAGAGTGGTGGAGTGCTACTTTTGGATATTAGGAGTGTACTTCGAGCCACATTATTCACAAGCTAGAAGGATGATGACAAAAATGATAGTCTTAACATCAATTATGGATGACATTTACGACGTATATGGTACATTGGAGGAGCTTGAACTATATACCGCTACACTTGAAAG GTGGGATCGTGGCGATATCGATCAACTGCCAGACTACATGAAAGTGCTTTTTGTTGCAACTTTAGATGTGGTCGATGCGTTTGAGGATGAACTAAATCGGGAGGGAAAATCATACCGTGTGTACTACTTAAAGGAAGCG TTTAAAAATCTGAACAAAGCCTACTTAGACGAAGCAAGATGGGCTAGTTCAGGATACGTGCCAACCCTTGAGGAGTACATAAGTGTTGCTTTAATGAGTTCTGGTTATCCTATGCTTTCTGTGGCATCTCTCATTGGCATGGGTGAAGACGTAACAAAGGAGGCCCTTGAGTGGGCCATCCATGTACCACCAATGATTAGGACTTGTGCTACAATTGGCCGACTAATGGATGACATCCCATCAAACAAG AGAGACAGCACGTTGCATCAGCAATACAGTGCTACATGA
- the LOC131235067 gene encoding beta-cubebene synthase-like isoform X1, with protein sequence MIFDINNSYQKMTLIDAIQRLGVAYHFEMDIEKELHRMYDDKIDNNDNGDNLRATALRFRLLRQQGYNVSSDVFRKFKDNEGEFKATFSNDMWGLLSLYEAAYLGIHGDDILDEAIIFTTKHLKLALPHLTSPLRKLVELALEVPLCKRIERLQSRYYISIYEEDKERSDVLLEFAKLDYNLLQSLHRRELREISIWGKEKDFVGKFPFARDRVVECYFWILGVYFEPHYSQARRMMTKMIVLTSIMDDIYDVYGTLEELELYTATLERWDRGDIDQLPDYMKVLFVATLDVVDAFEDELNREGKSYRVYYLKEAFKNLNKAYLDEARWASSGYVPTLEEYISVALMSSGYPMLSVASLIGMGEDVTKEALEWAIHVPPMIRTCATIGRLMDDIPSNKLEQERQHVASAIQCYMKEHAISYEETIQKLQEMVAQGWKDINKECLKPTPVPMAVIIRVLNLARVLEVIYQHGDLYTNSNVETKERIAKLLVEPLPL encoded by the exons atgatttTTGATATCAATAATTCATATCAAAAAATGACTTTGATTGATGCAATTCAACGCCTTGGTGTCGCCTACCACTTTGAAATGGACATAGAAAAGGAATTACATCGGATGTATGATGACAAAattgataataatgataatggtGATAATCTCCGTGCTACTGCTCTCCGATTTCGACTACTAAGGCAACAAGGGTATAATGTGTCATCTG ATGTGTTCAGAAAGTTTAAAGACAATGAGGGTGAGTTCAAGGCAACATTTAGTAATGACATGTGGGGTTTATTAAGTTTATATGAAGCAGCATACCTTGGCATACATGGGGATGATATACTAGATGAAGCCATTATCTTCACCACCAAGCACCTCAAGTTGGCATTGCCGCATCTTACCTCTCCCCTAAGAAAGCTAGTAGAACTCGCATTAGAAGTGCCACTTTGCAAGCGCATTGAGAGGCTACAGTCAAGATACTACATCTCAATCTATGAGGAAGACAAGGAACGAAGTGATGTACTATTGGAGTTTGCAAAGTTAGATTACAATTTATTACAGTCCTTGCACAGGAGGGAGCTAAGAGAAATCTCAAT CTGGGGGAAGGAGAAGGACTTTGTTGGAAAGTTTCCATTCGCCAGAGATAGAGTGGTGGAGTGCTACTTTTGGATATTAGGAGTGTACTTCGAGCCACATTATTCACAAGCTAGAAGGATGATGACAAAAATGATAGTCTTAACATCAATTATGGATGACATTTACGACGTATATGGTACATTGGAGGAGCTTGAACTATATACCGCTACACTTGAAAG GTGGGATCGTGGCGATATCGATCAACTGCCAGACTACATGAAAGTGCTTTTTGTTGCAACTTTAGATGTGGTCGATGCGTTTGAGGATGAACTAAATCGGGAGGGAAAATCATACCGTGTGTACTACTTAAAGGAAGCG TTTAAAAATCTGAACAAAGCCTACTTAGACGAAGCAAGATGGGCTAGTTCAGGATACGTGCCAACCCTTGAGGAGTACATAAGTGTTGCTTTAATGAGTTCTGGTTATCCTATGCTTTCTGTGGCATCTCTCATTGGCATGGGTGAAGACGTAACAAAGGAGGCCCTTGAGTGGGCCATCCATGTACCACCAATGATTAGGACTTGTGCTACAATTGGCCGACTAATGGATGACATCCCATCAAACAAG CTTGAACAAGAGAGACAGCACGTTGCATCAGCAATACAGTGCTACATGAAAGAGCATGCAATCTCGTACGAAGAGACTATTCAAAAGCTCCAAGAAATGGTTGCACAAGGATGGAAAGACATCAACAAGGAATGCCTTAAACCCACTCCAGTTCCTATGGCTGTGATTATTCGGGTCCTGAATCTTGCACGCGTGCTCGAAGTCATATACCAGCATGGAGACCTATACACCAATTCCAACGTTGAAACCAAAGAACGGATTGCAAAGCTGCTTGTGGAACCCCTCCCGCTTTGA